One part of the Glycine soja cultivar W05 chromosome 11, ASM419377v2, whole genome shotgun sequence genome encodes these proteins:
- the LOC114376957 gene encoding protein ELC-like, whose amino-acid sequence MVQPAPAMTQFLNSVLSQRGPSAVPYSEDTKWLIRQHLVALTTAFPSLEPKTASFTHNDGRSVNLLQADGTIPMTFQGVTYNIPVVIWLMESYPRHPPCVYVNPTRDMIIKRPHPHVNPSGLVSVPYLQNWTYPSSNLVDLILNLSLHFGRDPPLYSQRRPNPNTNPNPNPNPNPNPNPTPHPHPPPNYGNSSPSNLSSSSSGYPHAHAHPPPRTYPPSPYPAPSSRVQSTEDPSEVFKRNAINKLVEMVHGDVAALRKTREDEMEGLFSLQGVLKQREESLNRGVKEMQQEMEALEQQLQMVLMNTDVLEGWLRDNQGKKMAGLENPEDAFECADVLSKQMLDCTAADLAIEDTLYALDKALQVGGVPFDQYLRSVRALSREQFFHRATAAKVRAAQLQAQVANMAARSQHYGC is encoded by the coding sequence ATGGTCCAACCGGCGCCGGCGATGACTCAGTTCCTCAACTCCGTCCTCTCCCAGCGCGGCCCCTCCGCCGTCCCCTACTCCGAGGACACCAAGTGGCTGATCCGCCAGCACCTCGTGGCCCTCACCACCGCCTTCCCTTCCCTCGAGCCCAAAACGGCGTCGTTCACTCACAACGACGGCCGTTCCGTCAACCTCCTCCAGGCCGACGGCACCATCCCCATGACGTTCCAAGGCGTCACCTACAACATCCCCGTCGTCATCTGGCTCATGGAGTCCTACCCTCGCCACCCGCCCTGCGTCTACGTCAATCCCACGCGCGACATGATCATCAAGCGCCCTCATCCTCACGTTAACCCTTCTGGCTTGGTTTCCGTCCCTTACTTGCAGAATTGGACTTACCCTAGCTCCAACCTCGTCGATCTTATTCTCAATCTCAGCCTCCACTTCGGCCGCGACCCTCCTCTTTATTCCCAACGCAGACCTAACCCTAACACCAACCCCAACCCCAACCCCAACCCCAACCCCAACCCTAATCCCACTCCTCATCCCCATCCTCCTCCCAATTACGGAAACTCTTCTCCCTCTAATTTATCGTCATCTTCATCTGGATATCCCCACGCCCATGCCCACCCTCCTCCAAGGACTTACCCTCCTTCCCCTTACCCTGCTCCTTCTTCTAGGGTTCAGTCCACTGAGGATCCTTCTGAGGTTTTCAAGCGCAACGCTATTAACAAGCTTGTGGAGATGGTTCATGGCGACGTTGCCGCTTTGAGGAAGACCAGAGAAGATGAAATGGAGGGGCTGTTTAGTTTGCAGGGCGTGCTGAAACAGCGCGAGGAGAGTCTCAATAGGGGTGTGAAGGAGATGCAGCAGGAGATGGAGGCTTTGGAGCAGCAGTTACAGATGGTGTTGATGAATACTGATGTTTTGGAGGGGTGGTTGAGGGATAATCAGGGGAAGAAGATGGCCGGTTTGGAGAATCCCGAGGATGCTTTTGAGTGTGCGGATGTGCTCTCCAAGCAGATGCTTGACTGTACTGCTGCTGATTTGGCGATTGAGGACACGCTTTACGCGTTGGATAAGGCACTTCAGGTTGGAGGTGTGCCATTTGATCAGTACTTGAGGAGCGTGAGGGCCCTGTCCAGGGAGCAGTTCTTTCACCGCGCCACTGCCGCCAAAGTTAGGGCTGCTCAGCTGCAGGCTCAGGTTGCCAATATGGCTGCTCGGAGTCAGCATTATGGTTGCTGA